The genome window AACTAAAAGTATTTATATATATGGTACAGGAGGGCACAGTTTAGTCTGTGTTGATGTAGCTAAAAATCTAGGATATGAAAAAATCATTTTTCTAGATGATAATAAAGGATTAAAATACCATTCAAACTTAGAAAAACATGATATGTTTATTGCTATTGGAGCTAATCATATCCGAGAAAAACTTTTCAAAAAAGCAAAAGAAGATGGATTTAGATTAGTAAATTTGATACATAAAAGTGCTATTATTAGTCCTAGTGCTTTTTTAGATGATGAGGGTATATTAATCATGCCAAATGTAGTAGTTAATGCTAAAGCTAGCATTACAAAAGGTGTGATCTTAAATACTGCTTGCGTGGTTGAGCATGAGTGTTTTGTAGGTGAGTTTAGCCATATTAGTGTTGGAGCTAAACTCGCTGGAGCAGTTAACATAGGTAAGCGTTGTTTTTTAGGAATTAACTCAAGTGTTATTCCTTGTGTAACTTTATGTGATGATATAACTTTAGGTGCAGGTGGAGTGGTCGTTAAAGACTTAAAATCTAAAGGCATTTATGCTGGAGTTCCTGCTAAAAAAATAAAGGAGGCAAAATGAGATTTTTTTTATCAGCACCACATATGAGTGGTAAAGAATTAGAATACATACACAAAGCTTTTGAAAGCAACTATATAGCACCTTTAGGTGAGTTTGTAAATGCCTTAGAACAAAGTATTAAAGACTACACAAAAAGCTCTAATGCTCTTGCTCTAAATGCAGCCACAGCAGCTATTCACTTAGCTTTAAGAGTTTTAGGCATTAAAGAAGGCGATGTGGTTTTAGCCTCAAGTTTTACCTTTATCGCTTCAGTAGCTCCAATCTCATACATGAATGCTACGCCAGTGTTTATTGATTGTGATGAAACTTATAATTTAGATGTAAATTTATTAAAAAAAGCTATCAAAGAAAGTCCTAAAAAACCAAAAGCACTCATTTTAACTCATCTTTATGGCAATGCCTCTAAAATGGATGAGATTGTCCAAATTTGCAAAGAAAATGAAATTTTCTTGATCGAAGATGCTGCAGAAGCTTTAGGAAGCTTTTATAAAAATAAAGCTTTAGGGACTTTTGGAGATTTTGGAGTATATTCATTTAATGGCAATAAAATCATCACAACAGGTGGTGGTGGTATGCTTGTAAGTGAAAATCATGCTAATCTTGAAAAAGCAAGATTTTACAGTACCCAAGCTAGAGAAAACTGTCTTCACTATGAACATAAAGAATACGGTTATAACTATAGAATGAGTAACATCCTAGGCGCAATCGGAACTGCTCAAATGGAGGTTTTAGAAGAAAGAGTAAATAAAAAGCGTGAAATTTACAGCTGGTATAAAGAATTTTTAAATGGTACTTTTACTTTTTTAGATGAACTTGAAAACACCAAATCTAACCGTTGGTTAAGTACTGCTTTGCTTGATTTTGATTCAAATAAATTAAATACTTGTGAAAAACACTATATTTGTGATCATAAAGCAGTCAAAATTCAAGATAACATTTTAAAAATCATACAAGTTCTAAAAGATAATCAAATCGAAAGTCGTCCACTTTGGAAGCCAATGCATTTGCAAGAACTCTATAAAGGTTGCAGTGCTTATTTAAATGGAAATAGTGAGTTTTTCTTTAGTAATGGAATTTGCCTTCCAAGTGCAACCACTATGAGTAAAGCTGATGTAGAAGAAGTTTCTACTTTAATCTTAAATACCCTAAAGGACTAAGATGGATTATAAAAGCAAACGCCTAGGTTTTTTTCTAGGTGCAGATATCTTACTTTTTGTTATAAGTATTTATTTATCTTTTTCTTTACGCTTTAGTGCAGATATCCCAAGTGAGTTTTATGAGGGAATGTTTAAAAGTGCTGTGATTTTAATTTTGCTTAAAATTCTTTTTCTAGCTTTTTTTAGAATTTATCAAGTTGCATGGAGATTTTTTTCTCTAAATGAAGCACGTAAATTAGTTATCGCTTTGGCTTTAGCTGAACTTGTATTTTTAGCGATTTATTATTTTTATGATGATTTTTTTAATCCCTTCCCAAGAAGTGTTATAGGAATAGACTTTGTTTTATCATGTATGCTAATTGGAAGTTTACGCATTAGTAAAAGAATGATTGTAGATTTTAGAAAACCAAAATACAACGAAGAACATCCTTGTATTGTAGTAGGTGCCACCTCAAAAGCTTTGCATTTGCTAAAAGGTGCTAAAGAGGGAAGCTTAGGACTTTTTCCTGTAGCCGTAGTAGATGAACGCACTAATTTAATAGGTACTTATTGTGATAAATTTATAGTTGAAGAAAAAGAAGCGATTAGAAAATATACTGCTGAAGGTATTCATACTGCCATTATTGCTTTAAAACTCGAACAAGAAGAATTAAAAAAGCTTTTTGATGAGCTTATCGCTTATGGAATTAACGATATAAAGCTTTTTTCTTTTACGCAAAATGAAGCAAGAGATATAAGCATCGAAGATTTACTAGCACGTAAACCAAAAGACTTAGACAATGCTTGCGTGATTGATTTTATTAAAGATAAAGTGGTTTTAGTTAGCGGCGCTGGTGGAACTATAGGTAGTGAGCTTTGCAAGCAGTGTATTAAATTTGGTGCCAAACACTTAATTATGCTAGATCATAGTGAGTATAATTTATACAAAATCAACGATGAATTAAGCTTGCATAAAGAAAAAATTGAACCTATTATGATGAGTATTTTAGATAAAGAAGCTTTAGAAAAACTCATTAAAGAAAAAAACATAGATTTGATTTTACATGCAGCAGCTTATAAACATGTGCCTTTGTGTGAGCAAAATCCACACTCGGCTATTTTAAATAACATCATAGGCACTAAAAATTTAATCGATCTTGCTAAAACTTACAAAGTGGCTAAATTTGTTATGATAAGCACAGATAAAGCCGTAAGACCAACCAATATCATGGGTTGTACGAAAAGAATTTGTGAGCTTTATGCACTAAGCTCAAGTTGTGAAAATTTTGAGGTAGCATGTGTGCGTTTTGGTAACGTTTTGGGTTCAAGTGGAAGTGTGATACCTAAATTTAAAGCTCAAATTGCGGCTAATGAGCCACTTACGCTTACCCATCCTGATATAGTACGTTATTTTATGTTAGTAGATGAAGCTGTACAACTTGTTTTGCAAGCTGCGGCCATTGCAAAAGGTGGGGAGTTGTTTGTACTTGATATGGGCGAACCTGTAAAAATTATGGATTTGGCTAAAAAAATGCTTTTACTTTCTAATAAAAAACTAGAAATCAAGATCACAGGGCTTAGAAAAGGCGAGAAACTTTATGAAGAACTTCTAATTCATGAAGATGATTTAAAAACCCAATATGAAAGTATTTTTGTAACAACAAGTGAGATAAAAGATTTAAATATTTTAAATCAAGAAATAGAAAAATTACTCCAAAGTGCAGATCCTGCTAAAGTTTTGAAAGAGATCGTACCTGAATTTAATCATAATAAAAATGGAGAGTGATTAAATTCTAATTTTATTTTAAAATGTTATAATATAATCTTTAATTGATTAATAAAAATAAAAACGATACAATTACATCTTATGTAATTAGATCGAAATAAAGGAAAAAAAGTGAAATTATTAGTAGTTGATGATAGTTCTACCATGAGAAGAATAATCAAAAACACTCTTGTAAGACTAGGTCATAAAGATGTTTTAGAAGCTGAGCATGGTGTAGAAGCTTGGGATTTACTTTCACAAAATGATGACATTAAGGTTTTAATTACTGATTGGAATATGCCTGAAATGAATGGACTAGAACTAGTTAAAAAAGTAAGAGCGGAAGAAAAATACGCCGATATGCCTATTATCATGGTAACAACAGAAGGTGGTAAGGCAGAGGTTATCACAGCCTTAAAAGCAGGTGTAAATAACTACATTGTAAAACCTTTCACACCTCAAGTATTAAAAGAAAAACTTGAAGATGTTTTAGGGACAAACGAAGGCTAATTATAAGTTTTTATGCAAACACATTATCACGAACTTTTTTTTCAAACAGATGAGGAATATCTAGAATTATTCCTTGATCTTATTTTTTCTTTAGATATAGATGCCATAGAAGAAAAAAACAATGGTATCTATATACGCTCCGAAGAAGATTTAGAACTCATTCAGATAGCTTTAAAAAATTTTCATCAAAAATTATGTGAAAAGTTAAACACTAACATTTTCTTTAGCTCAAGCTTAGAAAAAAAAGAAAACAAAAACTGGATAGAAGAATACAAAAAAGGCATTCAAGCTCTAACTATAGATAATATTCATATCCATACCACTTGGCAAGAAGCTAAAGAAGATAAGATTAATATTGTCATAGATCCTGCACTCGCCTTTGGTTCTGGACATCATGAAAGTACTTACACTTGCATAGAATTTTTACAAAAATACACAGATAATTCTAAATTTTGTTTAGATGTGGGTTGTGGAAGTGGGATTTTAAGCATCATCATGGCAAAACTTGGTGCAAAAGTACAAGCATGCGATACAGATGAACTAGCTATAGTTGCCAGTAAAGAAAACGCACAGTTAAACCACGTAAACTTTGATGATATTTGGGTAGGTTCTGTTAATAAAAGCTTACATAAATATGATATAGTAGTAGCAAATATCATCGCTGATATTTTAATCATACTAGAAAAAGATTTAAAAGAAAAAACCAAAGAAGGCGGAATTTTAATCTTATCTGGTATTTTAAATAAATACGAAGAAAGAATTAAAGATAAATTCAAAGATTTAACTTTGTTAGAATGTAAACACAAAGGAGAATGGTTGAGTTTAGCTTACAAAAAGGAAATAAAATAATGAATAAAAAGTCAAACGATCCAAAAGATAATCAAAATAATAATAGCTTTTTCAATAGAAATCCTATTTTTATTTTTGCTATTTTTGCTATTGTGATGATTCTTTTATTTAAAGGATTTTCAGATGATGGTAGCATGGGCATTATGGGCGGAGAAAATACCAAAAAGGTTACTTATTCTGAATTAAAAACCTTAATCGAAAACAATCAAATCGCCCAAGTTAACATAGGTCAAACTACCGTCAAAGCAGTTTCCAAAGCAGGAAATATGGTATATATCACTAAAAAAGTTGCAAATGATGCCACTTTTGTACCTTTGCTTGATTCAAAAGGTGTTTCATATGGTGCTTTCAATGAAAGCAATTGGTTTATAGATATCTTGCTTTCTTGGGTTTTACCAGTGTTTATTTTCTTTGGTATATGGATGTTTTTAGCTTCTCGTATGCAAAAAAATATGGGCGGATCTATACTTGGTATAGGAAGTTCTAAAAAACTTGTAAATTCAGAAAAGCCAAAAGTTAAATTTAATGATGTAGCTGGTGTAGAAGAAGCAAAAGAAGAAGTTAAAGAGATTGTAGATTTTTTAAAATATCCTGAAAGATACATCAATCTTGGTGCAAAAATTCCAAAAGGTCTTTTACTTGTAGGTCCTCCAGGTACAGGTAAAACTCTACTTGCAAAAGCTGTTGCAGGTGAGGCTGATGTGCCATTTTTTAGTGTATCAGGCTCATCTTTTATAGAAATGTTTGTAGGGGTTGGCGCTTCAAGAGTAAGGGACTTATTTGAAAATGCAAAAAAAGAAGCTCCTGCTATTGTTTTTATCGATGAAATCGATGCTATAGGAAAATCGCGTGCAGCAAGTGGCATGATGGGTGGAAATGATGAGAGAGAACAAACTTTAAATCAACTTCTAGCAGAAATGGATGGCTTTGGAACCGAAAGTTCTCCGGTAATTGTATTAGCCGCTACTAATCGTCCTGAAGTACTTGATGCGGCTTTACTTAGACCTGGCCGTTTTGATAGACAAGTTTTAGTAGATAAGCCTGATTTTAAAGGTAGATGCGATATTTTAAAAGTACACATGAAAGATGTTAAAATTTCACCTGAAGTAAAAGTAGAAGATATTGCAAGATTAACCGCAGGACTTGCTGGTGCTGATTTGGCAAACATCATCAATGAAGCAGCTCTACTTGCAGGTAGAGATTCTAAGAAACATGTAGAACAAAAAGATTTAGTTGAAGCAGTGGAAAGAGCCATAGCAGGACTTGAGAAAAAATCACGCAGAATTAATGATAAAGAGAAAAAAATAGTAACTTATCACGAATGTGGTCATGCCTTAATCGCTGAAACCACAAAAGGTGCTAAAAAAGTAAGTAAAGTTTCTGTTATACCTCGTGGCTTAGCAGCTTTGGGTTATACACTCAATACTCCCGAAGAAAATAAATTCCTAATGCAAAAACATGAACTTTTGGCTGAAGTTGATGTGCTTTTAGGTGGTCGAGCAGCCGAAGAGATTTTCATTAAAGAAATTTCAACCGGTGCGAGTAATGACCTTGAGCGTGCTACTGATATCATCAAAGCTATGATTTCTATGTATGGTATGAGTGAAATAGCAGGTTTAATGGTGCTTGAAAAACAAAGAAATACTTTCTTAAGTGGTGGTCAAACCATTAAAGATTACTCAGACAAAATGGCACAAGATCTAGATGAGTATGTAAAGAAAACTCTAGATGAACGCTATATAGGAGTAAAAGAGACTTTAAAAACTTATAGTGGCGCCATAGAGGTAATGGTACAAGCGCTTTATGAAGAAGAAACCATTGATGGTGCAAAAGTAAGAGAGATTATTAAAAATTATGAAGAAGAAAACAATCTTCCAACGCGCTTAGAAGAAAAAGAACAAGAAGTGGCTAAGGAAAACTAATGAAAATAGATTTTATTGCAAAGGCGGGTTGGGGTTTACTCATAGTTCTAGCTATAGTCTTTGTAATAGCTCAACTTATATGGGGATTTTCTTGGCTATTATGGTGTATTTTTATACTTTTTGCTTGTCTTTTTAGATCAAGCACAATTAATCACATCGCTGATTCAAATACCATCATAGCACCCATAGAAGGAAAGATCAAATGCATTAAAACAAGCTCTTATAAAGAACTTGGTGAATGCATTGAAGTGCAAATTATAAATAACATTACTCATCAAGGTGCTATTGTAGCACCACTTCCTATGGATATAGAAGAAACAAGAATTAGACATGGAATTTTTTTATGTCCATTTATGAAAAACACTCATTTAATGGGTGAGAGAATGTTATTTTTATCTCGTTCTAAAGGTAAGCAGTGGGCTTTGAGAATTATATTTGGTGCACTCAATCGAAAAACTCATTTAAATGAGTTTGGTCATCATTTAAACCATGGTCAAAACATCGGCTTTATGTTTGATGGTAGCGTAAGCTTACTACTTCCAAAAGACACTAGAATATGTATTAATGAAAATGATAAAGTCCGCGTAGGCGCATTGATAGGGTATTTAAATCCATGAATTTTAAGTTAATTTACATTTTACCAAATCTTTTTACCGCAGCTTCAATATTTTTAGGTATCATTTCTGTGATTGCCTCAATCAATCAAAATTTTGATAAAGCTTTGATTTATATCATTTTATCATTAATTTGCGATGGTTTAGATGGGCGTGTGGCAAGAGCTACCAATTCAACTTCTAAATTCGGAGTTGAGTTTGATTCATTGGCAGATTTGATTGCTTTTGGTGTTGCGCCTGCTATGCTTTTTTACATGAGTATAGGTTATGAGTATGGTCGTTTTGGCTCTTTAATAGCGGGTTTATTTGTGGTATTTGGCGCTATACGTTTAGCAAGATTTAATGTAACCACAGGAACTTATGAGCCTTCAGTTTTCATAGGACTTCCTATACCAACGGCCGCAGTTGTAAGCGCATTATGGGTTGGCGCTTATTTGTATTATGATTTTTTACATAACTTTTCTTTAATGATAGTATGTATTCAAATCCTTTTAGCTTTTTTAATGGTCAGCAACATAAGATACCCAAGTTTCAAAAAGATTGATCTAAAAAGAGCAAATGTATTAAAAGTGTTAATTCTTTTAGTGATCTTATTTTCTATGCTTTATTTGTACTTCTTAGAAAGTGCCTTAATTGTAGCAAGTTTATACGTGTGCTATGGACTTGTGCGTAGCTTTTTTACTTTAATGCGTAAATTTAAAAAAGATTAGATTTTATTTTCACTTCATTTTTTAACAATATACTTTTTATTAATTTTACTAAAAAGGGGTTAAAGATGAATAAAAACAAATTATTCAGACAAATTCACATTTATATTAGTTTATTTTTCCTACCTTTGGCTTTTTTATATGCACTTACAGGTTTTGCATATATAGCAGGTTTTAATGGAGAAAGTGGTGCTAAGGTTCAAAATTATAAAGTTCAAGCGATTATCCAAGAAGGTGCTGAAGCAGAATTTTTAATTGATTTTTTGCAGAAAAATAACTTAAAACTTCCATCATCTCTAGAGCCTAAACTCAACAAAAAAAATGGAGCCATAGAGCTTGGTATTATCAACTATACTGCTAGTATTCTTAAAATTTCAGAGAATAACTATGAGATTACCACTAAGACAAGAAGCTTGCTTGGCAATATGGTTTTACTACATAAAGACAAAGGTATGTGGTATTTTTCCGTACTTGGTTTAGCCTTTGCTTTAGCTATGGTAGTGCTTTATATTTCGGGTATTTTAATCACGCTTATTGCTATACGTAAAGATAGAGCAAAGCAAATTGCTGTTTTAGGAGCTGGTTTTATCATAACTTTGCTCATAGCTTATCTTAGTGTATAAATTTAAGGTATATCTTATAAAAAATAAGATATACTTTCCCTTTTAAAAGGACAGATGGGTGAGTGGCTGAAACCACACCCCTGCTAAGGGTGCAGATCTTAACGGGTCTCGAGGGTTCAAATCCCTCTCTGTCCGCCACACTGCTAATTCAACTTTTATAAAATCTTTAAATTTACCCTAATTCAACTCGATAAGGTTGTTATAAAATGCTCTATTTTGCTAAGAAGTTATCATATATTAAAGTCATTTTTATAACTCTGCTTTTAAAAAATTAACTCATGGTTTTAAAATCCAATGTATGCTTCTATTGATTTAAAATCTTTTTACGCTTCTGCTGAATGTATTTTAAGAAACCTAAACCCCCTAACAACCAATCTCATTGTAGCAGATGAGTCAAGAACAGATAAAACTATTATTTTGGCGGTTTCACCTGCTTTAAAAGCATATCATATACCCGGTAGATTAAGACTGTTTGAGTTTAAACAAACCATTCACTCACTCAATCAAGCACGCTTAAAACAAAGCCAATACCATTCTTTTAAAGCTAAAAGTTTTGATGCAATTCAACTCGATCAAAACTTAGATTTAGAAATAGATTATATTATCGCTAAACCTAGAATGGCAACTTATATTGAATTTAGTGCTAAAATATATAGCATTTATTTAAAATATTTTGATGCTAAAGACATACATGTTTATTCTATCGATGAAGTTTTTATCGATCTTAGTTCTTACCTTGAAAAATACAAACTTTCAGCTTATGAACTACTTACCAAAGTTTTACTTGATATTTTACACACTAGTAAAATCACGGCAACAGCAGGCATAGGGACCAATCTATATCTAGCAAAAATCGCCATGGATATACTAGCCAAAAGACAAAAGGTAGATGAAAATGGCTTACTTATAGCCTTCTTAGATGAGAAGCTATATCGTTATAAAATGTGGCATCACAAGCCTTTGAAAGATTTTTGGCGTATAGGTAAAGGGATAGCTTTAAAACTTGCTAATTTCAACATTTACACCATGGGAGATCTTGCGAGATTTTCTTTAAAACACGAAGCTTTGCTTTATAAGCATTTTGGTGTTAATGCTGAACTTTTAATCGACCATGCATGGGGCATTGAAGCATGCACGATGAAAGATATCAAAAACTACAAATCACAAAATCATTCCAAAGTCATGGCTAAAGTTCTACCTTTTGCCTATGAAAACAAACAAGCAATGAAAGTTCTAAAAGAACTTGTAGATCACTTAGTACTTGAGCTTATCCAGTGTGATCTTAAAACCAATCATATCACACTAGATATACAATATGACAAAAGCAATCTAGAAAGCTCCAGCTTTTCAAACTCTTATAAAGGAACAATTATCAAAGATAGCTATGGAAGAGCTATACCTAAAAATGCCCATGGAAGTATACCCTTAGAAAATTTTACTCATTCTTTAAAAATCATCAACAAAAAAGCCTTAGAACTTTTTCACAAAATCAGTGATAAAAACTTAAGTATTCGAAAAATCAGCTTAAGTTTAAATAACATCACAGATAAAGCACAAGAAAACTACCAAGAACTAAATTTATTTAGTGATTTGAATACAATTTTACAAGAGCAAAATCAACTTGCAAAAGAAGAAAAACTCCAAAAAACTAGACTTCAAATCATGCAAAAATTTGGTAAAAATGCCATTGTTAAAGCTTCAAGTTTAGATGATGAAACCAAAGAAATCACTTCTTTGATAGGAGGTCATCATGCATGATGATTATCAAGATATAATAGACATAAAGTATCAAAAATCAAAACAATTCCCACCAATGCCAAGAGAAAAAAGAGCAGCACAATTTGCTCCATTTTCAGTCTTAAATGGTTTTAGCAAAGCTATTTTAAAAACACAAAAAGATATGGAAAAAACATTAGAAAAAAGTAAATATCAAGAAGAAAGTTGATTTTCTTCTTGAAGTTGTATTATCTTGCGTTAGAGTACTTCTCAAACTCTCCGCTTTCATCGATTTCATTACCATAAAGTTTGTGTAATTCATAGTAATATTTTACAAATTCTTTACACTCATCATTAAGTGGTAAAAATACCCCATCTTCTAAAACACAAAATTCGTCTAGATAGTTTTTTGCATCTTCTTTCAACATATAATGTTTTGCTAACTTATAATAATTTTGCATAAACACAGCCTTAAAACTCTCATATGCTTCCTCATCAAATTTAATGTTTAATTTCTCATTTGCAAAAGATAGCACCCCTGATTTAAACAACAATGATAAATGAATTAAACCTTCAGTATAATAAGGCTTAACCTCTTCTACTCTTTGCCAAGCAATCAAACCTATAGCCCTTTTAATAAGTTCATAAAATACAGGAAGTTTTAAATCATCTTCTTCATGTAAAAAGAAATTCACAAGCCCACCTGCAGTAGCTTTAAACTCTTCTATATTTTTAAACACACCACTTTCATTCATTTTCTTTTCACTATCATTTGCCACAAAGAAAATATGCCCAAACTCATGACCTATAGTGGAAACTTCATAAATTCTTTTCCATAATTTTTCATTATAAAATAAAATTTCTCTCCCATAATCTAAAAATTCTTTTTCAAATACCATAGAAGAAAGCTTCATGAAAGGTTTGGTTTTAGCATTTTCATAAACATAATTCAAAAAAGCAAAGATCTTTTTACCTGCTATATTGCTTACATATTCATCATTTGGCACTACTTGAGCAGAAAAAAGCCCCTTAAACTCTGCTCCATAAAAAATCATAGGCATACAAATATAAAGCTGGGTTTTATCAAGATTAAAATTCACCTCATCAAACAAAGCTTCATCTTCTTCATCTAAATTTGCATACACCATTGCAAAGCTTTCTTTGATTTTATCTTTAAACTCACCCCCATTAAAATCACTCACATCTTCTAAACGTATATCCCACTCAAGTGCCACTGCATGAGTATAAGAGTCTTCATAGTATTCCAAAGGATGACCAATTTGCAATGGGCATTTTACTTCCATCCATGCAAGCTCTGCTTCTTGCCATTTTTTAACCACCTCGTTATTATCTTTTTCACAAAAAGCAAATTTTAATTTTTCTATATAATCAATATAAGCATTTTTTTCATCATCTAATGCGCAATTTCTTAGTTTTTCTAAAAGTTTATCAAACTCATATTCAAGTTTTAAGACTTCATTTTCAAAAGCTTTTGCATAAGGTAAAAACCTCCAAAGAGTTCCTATTTTGACTAAAGCTCCATAGCTTCTTTCACAAATTTCGCCATCTTGATTAAGCTGATAAAGCTCATTTTGTTTTAAAAACTCCAAAGCATCACTTAAATTTGGAAATTGTTCTTTTAAAATTTTATTATTTGTATCTAAAATTTGCTTACTCCAAACAAGCTCAAAGGAATTCATCACCACGCCTATATTATGCACACCTTGAACTAAAGCCAAATAAAACTCATCAAGTAAATTTTTACTCTTAATCTCATCGATTAAATCTTGATGTTCTACCTCATAAAAGGCTCTTACTAAAGAAAAAACTTTATATTTTATTTGAGAAATTTCTTCTTCATTTAAACCTTTTTTCTCAAGCTCTTGAACTAAATTTTCTTCTTTTAAATCCACTAAACGGCGTAACATTGCCAAAACATTATTTTTTTCATTTTCAAGATTAGCTAATTCTAA of Campylobacter sp. 2014D-0216 contains these proteins:
- a CDS encoding Y-family DNA polymerase, translated to MYASIDLKSFYASAECILRNLNPLTTNLIVADESRTDKTIILAVSPALKAYHIPGRLRLFEFKQTIHSLNQARLKQSQYHSFKAKSFDAIQLDQNLDLEIDYIIAKPRMATYIEFSAKIYSIYLKYFDAKDIHVYSIDEVFIDLSSYLEKYKLSAYELLTKVLLDILHTSKITATAGIGTNLYLAKIAMDILAKRQKVDENGLLIAFLDEKLYRYKMWHHKPLKDFWRIGKGIALKLANFNIYTMGDLARFSLKHEALLYKHFGVNAELLIDHAWGIEACTMKDIKNYKSQNHSKVMAKVLPFAYENKQAMKVLKELVDHLVLELIQCDLKTNHITLDIQYDKSNLESSSFSNSYKGTIIKDSYGRAIPKNAHGSIPLENFTHSLKIINKKALELFHKISDKNLSIRKISLSLNNITDKAQENYQELNLFSDLNTILQEQNQLAKEEKLQKTRLQIMQKFGKNAIVKASSLDDETKEITSLIGGHHA
- the ciaB gene encoding invasion protein CiaB, with the translated sequence MNDFKQIAKIVKNRKQNINSLYNILQTNQSHPLIDRALELANLENEKNNVLAMLRRLVDLKEENLVQELEKKGLNEEEISQIKYKVFSLVRAFYEVEHQDLIDEIKSKNLLDEFYLALVQGVHNIGVVMNSFELVWSKQILDTNNKILKEQFPNLSDALEFLKQNELYQLNQDGEICERSYGALVKIGTLWRFLPYAKAFENEVLKLEYEFDKLLEKLRNCALDDEKNAYIDYIEKLKFAFCEKDNNEVVKKWQEAELAWMEVKCPLQIGHPLEYYEDSYTHAVALEWDIRLEDVSDFNGGEFKDKIKESFAMVYANLDEEDEALFDEVNFNLDKTQLYICMPMIFYGAEFKGLFSAQVVPNDEYVSNIAGKKIFAFLNYVYENAKTKPFMKLSSMVFEKEFLDYGREILFYNEKLWKRIYEVSTIGHEFGHIFFVANDSEKKMNESGVFKNIEEFKATAGGLVNFFLHEEDDLKLPVFYELIKRAIGLIAWQRVEEVKPYYTEGLIHLSLLFKSGVLSFANEKLNIKFDEEAYESFKAVFMQNYYKLAKHYMLKEDAKNYLDEFCVLEDGVFLPLNDECKEFVKYYYELHKLYGNEIDESGEFEKYSNAR